One region of Polynucleobacter paneuropaeus genomic DNA includes:
- the sdhC gene encoding succinate dehydrogenase, cytochrome b556 subunit: MVEAQQDVKKDKPEFRNIGLAQLIHYRLPWAGKVSILHRISGAVLFLLLPFILYLLDQSLASEQTYQAFQGLTSNVLVKIICLGLIWCFLHHFCAGIRYLLLDLEIGISKSESNRSAIIVFFLGLGLTAIVGLKMFAIY, from the coding sequence ATGGTTGAAGCACAGCAGGATGTTAAAAAAGATAAGCCCGAATTTCGGAATATTGGCTTAGCCCAACTGATTCACTACCGACTCCCTTGGGCCGGTAAGGTATCGATTCTTCATCGCATTAGCGGTGCTGTCTTATTTCTGTTGCTGCCATTTATTTTGTATTTGTTAGATCAGAGCCTAGCCTCCGAACAAACTTACCAAGCCTTCCAAGGTTTGACCAGCAATGTCTTAGTAAAAATCATTTGCTTGGGTTTGATCTGGTGTTTTCTCCATCATTTTTGCGCTGGCATCCGTTATCTGTTGCTCGATCTTGAGATCGGTATCAGCAAATCTGAATCGAATCGCTCTGCAATCATTGTTTTTTTCCTCGGCTTGGGCTTAACGGCAATCGTTGGCCTCAAGATGTTTGCCATCTACTAA